A genome region from Carya illinoinensis cultivar Pawnee chromosome 2, C.illinoinensisPawnee_v1, whole genome shotgun sequence includes the following:
- the LOC122300626 gene encoding uncharacterized protein LOC122300626 isoform X1, which translates to MGYLGRRNSNSLPRLNGLAQDGLASLSSLQFKLDLLAPQLPADDEVQSATAYLESWKNQSHNLRLSLRIANLQAKANMRKPAQEERELLLGGGGESTIGRRNLQTKAGMTSAAESIPESLRCTRQLMVQEVERSASTLMTFEESTGILKKAESEYKGHR; encoded by the exons ATGGGAT ATCTAGGGAGGAGAAATTCGAATTCGCTTCCGAGATTGAACGGGCTTGCGCAAGATGGCTTGGCTTCGCTCTCGTCGCTCCAGTTCAAGCTCGATCTTCTTGCGCCACAGTTGCCCGCCGATGATGAAGTCCAATCTGCTACCGCTTATCTCGAGTCTTGGAAGAACCAATCCCACAA TTTGCGATTGAGTCTGAGGATTGCCAATTTACAAGCAAAGGCTAACATGAGGAAACCTGCTCAGGAAGAG AGAGAACTACTTTTGGGTGGTGGAGGAGAATCCACAATTGGCAGACGCAACTTACA aaCAAAAGCCGGAATGACATCTGCTGCTGAAAGCATCCCTGAGAGCCTTCGCTGCACTCGCCAATTGATGGTTCAG GAAGTGGAAAGAAGTGCGAGCACGCTCATGACTTTTG AGGAATCAACAGGAATATTAAAGAAGGCAGAAAGTGAATACAAAGGGCACCGCTAG
- the LOC122300626 gene encoding uncharacterized protein LOC122300626 isoform X4 has product MGYLGRRNSNSLPRLNGLAQDGLASLSSLQFKLDLLAPQLPADDEVQSATAYLESWKNQSHNLRLSLRIANLQAKANMRKPAQEERELLLGGGGESTIGRRNLQTKAGMTSAAESIPESLRCTRQLMVQRNQQEY; this is encoded by the exons ATGGGAT ATCTAGGGAGGAGAAATTCGAATTCGCTTCCGAGATTGAACGGGCTTGCGCAAGATGGCTTGGCTTCGCTCTCGTCGCTCCAGTTCAAGCTCGATCTTCTTGCGCCACAGTTGCCCGCCGATGATGAAGTCCAATCTGCTACCGCTTATCTCGAGTCTTGGAAGAACCAATCCCACAA TTTGCGATTGAGTCTGAGGATTGCCAATTTACAAGCAAAGGCTAACATGAGGAAACCTGCTCAGGAAGAG AGAGAACTACTTTTGGGTGGTGGAGGAGAATCCACAATTGGCAGACGCAACTTACA aaCAAAAGCCGGAATGACATCTGCTGCTGAAAGCATCCCTGAGAGCCTTCGCTGCACTCGCCAATTGATGGTTCAG AGGAATCAACAGGAATATTAA
- the LOC122300626 gene encoding uncharacterized protein LOC122300626 isoform X3 yields the protein MGYLGRRNSNSLPRLNGLAQDGLASLSSLQFKLDLLAPQLPADDEVQSATAYLESWKNQSHNLRLSLRIANLQAKANMRKPAQEERELLLGGGGESTIGRRNLQTKAGMTSAAESIPESLRCTRQLMVQEVERSASTLMTFASFL from the exons ATGGGAT ATCTAGGGAGGAGAAATTCGAATTCGCTTCCGAGATTGAACGGGCTTGCGCAAGATGGCTTGGCTTCGCTCTCGTCGCTCCAGTTCAAGCTCGATCTTCTTGCGCCACAGTTGCCCGCCGATGATGAAGTCCAATCTGCTACCGCTTATCTCGAGTCTTGGAAGAACCAATCCCACAA TTTGCGATTGAGTCTGAGGATTGCCAATTTACAAGCAAAGGCTAACATGAGGAAACCTGCTCAGGAAGAG AGAGAACTACTTTTGGGTGGTGGAGGAGAATCCACAATTGGCAGACGCAACTTACA aaCAAAAGCCGGAATGACATCTGCTGCTGAAAGCATCCCTGAGAGCCTTCGCTGCACTCGCCAATTGATGGTTCAG GAAGTGGAAAGAAGTGCGAGCACGCTCATGACTTTTG CATCTTTCTTATGA
- the LOC122300626 gene encoding uncharacterized protein LOC122300626 isoform X2: MGYLGRRNSNSLPRLNGLAQDGLASLSSLQFKLDLLAPQLPADDEVQSATAYLESWKNQSHNLRLSLRIANLQAKANMRKPAQEERELLLGGGGESTIGRRNLQTKAGMTSAAESIPESLRCTRQLMVQEVERSASTLMTFGRSSISL; this comes from the exons ATGGGAT ATCTAGGGAGGAGAAATTCGAATTCGCTTCCGAGATTGAACGGGCTTGCGCAAGATGGCTTGGCTTCGCTCTCGTCGCTCCAGTTCAAGCTCGATCTTCTTGCGCCACAGTTGCCCGCCGATGATGAAGTCCAATCTGCTACCGCTTATCTCGAGTCTTGGAAGAACCAATCCCACAA TTTGCGATTGAGTCTGAGGATTGCCAATTTACAAGCAAAGGCTAACATGAGGAAACCTGCTCAGGAAGAG AGAGAACTACTTTTGGGTGGTGGAGGAGAATCCACAATTGGCAGACGCAACTTACA aaCAAAAGCCGGAATGACATCTGCTGCTGAAAGCATCCCTGAGAGCCTTCGCTGCACTCGCCAATTGATGGTTCAG GAAGTGGAAAGAAGTGCGAGCACGCTCATGACTTTTGGTAGATCGTCTATTTCATTATGA
- the LOC122300625 gene encoding uncharacterized protein LOC122300625 isoform X1 → MDPAHLNELHAAARAYYRNASQDLQEKASAFFHAMDMDRNGRVSFYEFVTFFRECGYNWIDGDTFRTFDRNGDGTLDFSEVLALYYTMQTRGVWCRACGVWLTRLYFTCLACYDSCGDTYDLCPTCCAGDGISFQHWHPYNYFIDSYVLLRARRGQAPAAPPPNMSLALVPRPAPQHPPARSIARSSISFKIHKEVGKLRPTKRIHGEQIEENPRRECNLVMYEKLHPRHP, encoded by the exons ATGGATCCAGCCCACCTCAACGAGTTACACGCAGCTGCTCGCGCATACTATCGCAATGCCTCCCAGGACCTTCAGGAGAAAGCATCGGCCTTCTTTCACGCGATGGATATGGATCGGAATGGCCGAGTCAGCTTTTATGAGTTTGTCACGTTCTTCCGAGAATGCGGTTACAACTGGATAGACGGCGACACGTTCAGGACGTTCGACCGCAACGGGGACGGTACCTTGGATTTCTCCGAAGTCCTGGCGTTGTACTACACCATGCAAACACGAGGTGTGTGGTGCCGAGCATGCGGGGTGTGGCTAACGAGGCTGTATTTTACATGCCTCGCATGCTATGACAGCTGTGGCGACACCTACGATCTCTGTCCCACCTGCTGTGCCGGCGATGGCATTAGCTTCCAGCACTGGCATCCCTACAACTACTTCATAGATAGCTATGTCTTGCTACGGGCCAGGAGAGGCCAGGCGCCTGCTGCTCCTCCTCCAAATATGAGTCTG GCACTAGTTCCTCGACCTGCTCCTCAACATCCACCTGCAAGG TCCATAGCTCGGTCGTCGATCAGCTTCAAAATCCACAAAGAAGTAGGGAAGCTTCGACCCACAAAGAGAATTCATGGTGAACAAATTGAAGAGAACCCACGAAGAGAATGTAACTTGGTTATGTACGAGAAGCTCCACCCACGACACCCATAA
- the LOC122300625 gene encoding uncharacterized protein LOC122300625 isoform X2 produces the protein MDPAHLNELHAAARAYYRNASQDLQEKASAFFHAMDMDRNGRVSFYEFVTFFRECGYNWIDGDTFRTFDRNGDGTLDFSEVLALYYTMQTRGVWCRACGVWLTRLYFTCLACYDSCGDTYDLCPTCCAGDGISFQHWHPYNYFIDSYVLLRARRGQAPAAPPPNMSLALVPRPAPQHPPARLDWWNALQLLGVALSAASLCSIM, from the exons ATGGATCCAGCCCACCTCAACGAGTTACACGCAGCTGCTCGCGCATACTATCGCAATGCCTCCCAGGACCTTCAGGAGAAAGCATCGGCCTTCTTTCACGCGATGGATATGGATCGGAATGGCCGAGTCAGCTTTTATGAGTTTGTCACGTTCTTCCGAGAATGCGGTTACAACTGGATAGACGGCGACACGTTCAGGACGTTCGACCGCAACGGGGACGGTACCTTGGATTTCTCCGAAGTCCTGGCGTTGTACTACACCATGCAAACACGAGGTGTGTGGTGCCGAGCATGCGGGGTGTGGCTAACGAGGCTGTATTTTACATGCCTCGCATGCTATGACAGCTGTGGCGACACCTACGATCTCTGTCCCACCTGCTGTGCCGGCGATGGCATTAGCTTCCAGCACTGGCATCCCTACAACTACTTCATAGATAGCTATGTCTTGCTACGGGCCAGGAGAGGCCAGGCGCCTGCTGCTCCTCCTCCAAATATGAGTCTG GCACTAGTTCCTCGACCTGCTCCTCAACATCCACCTGCAAGG CTTGATTGGTGGAATGCACTTCAATTACTTGGGGTGGCATTAAGTGCTGCGAGTCTTTGCAGTATCATGTGA